A portion of the Chaetodon trifascialis isolate fChaTrf1 chromosome 7, fChaTrf1.hap1, whole genome shotgun sequence genome contains these proteins:
- the rusc1 gene encoding uncharacterized protein rusc1 isoform X4 has protein sequence MQSSSCASQPPKPRRFDVSRRTNTLAAPKSHGPGFQREDKNMNTIAASSPRRATKGPAAPTRSRVGVQPRAPVSQSRFGSQKQVSTISKSAKPKPKSARASAATKIAPAAAPPPLPSVLPLDPNCNEPSLPCLCCDGRSPQDNNSMFNHNHNNNNTISIRQQLQLPPPPALLPHRQDGKGAKEQPQPPLQAQAQLEPSACPAASLENGGKNADESIVLDNKKNVKVEEEDDEEESSGDIDIDDDEEEADNDDDDEDDDTLVPSCCDGPPSLLEFSLSSSTSSSSTSISSCSDLESDCADQSASICSSQDQDNLSVTLSPKDHSLPQAPECQPPARSPPSLPISRNPFHLASHSPIPPCSPDEGYPSALDSPSPDYLGVKGDSDVTKLGLLDFLESVGEFGKMERFSQVIQVARWDLEGEQHWDVLRDRLDHLDRLEKVNREVKLAYVARLHEKGFDLGDLEEQDLSDVMDEMGNIDIPWKLYKSHRGTMGDSQEFSDAGVDLTAPSDCDEPLAPDSLTPSPVEPPPRPPKPPARHASVSSDLHTYINISRETTSMAVSTSPTLSTFSINSSSPTFTTFRCEKPPPPSPPSIPPLPTSKPVPYLTLYTTPSPPPSIPTPTPPIPPPRRRHLARKEAQRLAALQAEQEKSPLSLPPPTTRPPPLPPPPVISVSSSSPPAIPPPPALPPPPSFHALDVEIRKLLMLAGLTQAELLKLSPELGVCVGGLEDEGDGDNAILSRSAEPHEFRLRERGEEERQRDTELMARDGKLDGDRRIDVAEEGKKKEESKDTQRTTSFTEMARRRKRNSGLTTDSYYSTAFSNTHETKAKNMSFESFQYPAGLPDSPPPPPPPRPLPPIPPSLPPVKVSTLPANSAQPERFDWLIAFTPDCDAPPQPPPLEMRKSQTETQKKLSSSGSSPELAPKVTTFKEMRFRNKSASPPTKVITDPDPDPTVITPDPDILYNLRWRREKAGGDGNQWEYTSQAQAFFMQPPPALTSMAALKEMLQRADKEGGQLELCPSQKIGCSVSDNSLWTMGREWECEEKSEEKEGKEEKEEEEVEVEVRGRADGGGTFESRTSAVRSVSFAGSVQRTETSWMGEDVKHPVRGLGLSSLCLQEKKALVSAVSVAVEAILAQFSSSRTVVQKALSGDSTINPSLGRLVLQCLCPALHSLLTDGLKPHQSDLIAGRRPNSAWGLVQASTRPGPKTQALFNLQIRVGELPQLRQSKHRFNAFLLGLLNTKLLDFWLSHLQSCSDVLETYFRPTAFMRLSLASCQPLFEELLLVLQPLSLLTFNLDLLFQHHHLEPDGHSPEIPCPPCQDAGFQLSTEDSQSKIAGCRYIESLSEVDFGSPEYQASKEKLSPLANPKNGGSEESTHSSAAPIKTSPQLLWVQEKEIGELPPPDIEEDSLAQQAGQVIQQGWGAVMRWGGRLSQNLAELSLKKEEMRTDLPDLQVQAGSDFAPVSSGAQVPWGLGRLFGASKSPSSPPGHTPPTRRPSQWLAPGVTALTRMVSSSSTPIIKRAPKPQGESEPEPEPEPEKDVEALEMKDKPRPLRSVRTLCDHTGSGSELSFCKGEELVVLGGVDQDWIRCRQGDKEGLVPIGYTSLIM, from the exons ATGCAGTCCTCTAGCTGCGCCTCTCAGCCTCCAAAGCCGCGGCGCTTTGACGTCAGCAGACGGACCAATACCTTAGCTGCACCAAAGTCTCATGGTCCTGGTTTTCAGAGGGAggataaaaacatgaacacgATCGCCGCATCTTCCCCACGCCGAGCTACTAAAGGCCCCGCTGCGCCCACCAGGAGCAGGGTGGGAGTGCAGCCTCGGGCACCAGTAAGCCAGTCCAGGTTTGGCTCACAAAAACAGGTTTCGACCATCTCCAAATCAGCTAAGCCCAAACCCAAGAGTGCTCGTGCATCTGCAGCAACCAAAATTGCACCAGCAGCCGCCCCTCCTCCGCTTCCCTCTGTTCTCCCTCTTGACCCGAACTGCAACGAGCCGAGCCTCCCGTGTCTGTGCTGCGATGGGCGCTCCCCGCAGGACAACAACAGTATGTTCAACCataaccacaacaacaacaacaccatcTCTATCAGACAGCAACTGCAGTTACCGCCTCCTCCGGCCCTGTTGCCCCACAGGCAGGATGGGAAAGGAGCCAAGGAGCAGCCTCAGCCTCCCCTGCAAGCACAGGCCCAGCTGGAGCCCTCTGCCTGCCCTGCTGCCAGTCTGGAAAATGGAGGCAAGAATGCAGATGAAAGCATTGTTCTGGAcaacaagaaaaatgtaaaagttgaggaagaagatgatgaggaagagagcAGTGGggatattgatattgatgacgatgaagaggaagctgacaatgatgatgacgatgaagatgacGACACCCTGGTCCCCTCGTGCTGTGACGGCCCTCCCTCGCTCCTGGAGTTCTCGCTCTCCTCATCTACCTCCTCGTCCTCCACTTCCATCAGCTCCTGCTCTGATCTGGAGTCTGACTGTGCAGATCAGTCTGCCTCCATCTGCTCTTCCCAAGACCAAGATAATCTGTCCGTCACTCTGTCCCCCAAAGACCACTCTCTTCCACAAGCCCCTGAATGCCAGCCTCCTGCGCGTTCACCTCCATCCCTTCCTATTAGTCGCAATCCCTTCCACTTAGCATCACACTCCCCAATTCCCCCTTGTTCCCCAGATGAGGGCTACCCCTCTGCACTGGACTCTCCCTCTCCTGACTACTTAGGAGTCAAAGGTGATTCTGATGTCACCAAACTAGGCTTACTTGACTTCCTAGAATCAGTGGGGGAGTTTGGGAAAATGGAGCGCTTCAGCCAGGTGATCCAAGTGGCTCGTTGGGATCTGGAGGGGGAACAACACTGGGATGTGCTGAGGGATCGGCTAGATCACCTGGATCGCTTGGAGAAGGTGAACAGGGAAGTAAAACTGGCCTACGTTGCCAGACTCCACGAGAAGGGATTTGATCTGGGAGATCTGGAAGAGCAGGATCTCTCAGATGTCATGGATGAAATGGGCAACATCGACATTCCCTGGAAGTTGTATAAAAGTCACAGAGGAACGATGGGAGACTCTCAGGAGTTTTCAGATGCAGGGGTCGACCTCACTGCGCCATCAGACTGTGATGAGCCTCTCGCTCCTGATTCCCTCACGCCCTCTCCTGTCGAGCCGCCACCTAGACCCCCCAAACCTCCGGCACGTCATGCCAGCGTGAGCTCTGACCTCCACACCTACATCAATATCAGCAGGGAGACCACTTCTATGGCAGTCTCCACCTCCCCCACATTGTCTACTTTCTCCATTAATTCCTCATCCCCCACATTCACCACTTTTAGGTGTGAGAAACCCCCACCTCCATCTCCACCGTCTATTCCTCCTCTCCCCACCTCTAAACCGGTCCCTTACCTCACCCTCTATACtactccttctccacctccatctaTACCCACCCCAACTCCTCCTATTCCTCCACCAAGGAGGCGCCACCTTGCCAGGAAGGAGGCGCAGCGGCTTGCAGCTCTTCAAGCCGAACAGGAAAAGAGCCCcctttcccttcctcctcctacCACACGTCCcccacctctgcctcctccaccagttATCTCAGTCTCTTCCTCATCTCCCCCCGCCAtaccacctccacctgccctgcctcctcccccctccttccatGCACTGGACGTGGAGATTCGGAAGCTACTGATGCTTGCTGGATTGACCCAAGCTGAGCTTCTCAAGCTCAGCCCAGAGCttggtgtttgtgttggagGGTTAGAGGATGAGGGAGATGGAGATAATGCTATCTTGTCCAGGTCTGCGGAGCCACACGAGTTCAGActaagagagaggggggaggaggagaggcaacGTGACACCGAGTTGATGGCCAGAGATGGCAAGTTGGATGGAGATCGAAGAATCGATGTGGCTGAAGAAggcaaaaagaaagaggaaagcaaagacacacaaagaaccACCTCATTCACTGAGATGgcgaggagaaggaagaggaacaGCGGTCTGACCACTGACTCCTACTACAGCACCGCTTTTAGCAATACACATGAAACCAAAGCAAAGAATATGAGCTTTGAGTCTTTTCAGTATCCCGCTGGGTTACCAGAttcacctccccctcctcctcctcctcgtccctTACCCCCTATCCCCCCATCTTTGCCACCAGTCAAAGTCAGCACTCTCCCTGCCAACTCTGCACAACCTGAGCGATTTGATTGGCTCATAGCGTTCACACCTGATTGTGATGCCCCACCACAGCCTCCGCCTCTGGAAATGAGAAAATCTCAAACGGAAACTCAAAAGAAGCTCAGTTCATCAGGTTCTTCTCCAGAGTTAGCTCCAAAGGTGACAACATTTAAAGAAATGCGCTTCCGCAACAAGAGCGCCTCCCCCCCAACAAAGGTGATCACTGACCCAGACCCTGACCCAACAGTTATTACTCCAGACCCAGACATACTGTACAACCTGAggtggagaagagagaaggCAGGTGGCGATGGCAACCAATGGGAGTACACCTCTCAGGCTCAGGCCTTCTTCATGCAGCCGCCACCAGCCCTCACCTCAATGGCTGCACTGAAGGAAATGCTCCAGAGAGCCGACAAGGAGGGTGGACAACTGGAGCTGTGCCCATCACAGAAGATTGGCTGCTCAGTCAGTGACAACAGCCTGTGGACCATGGGAAGAGAGTGGGAGTGTGAGGAAAAGAGTGAAGAGAAGgaagggaaagaagaaaaagaagaggaggaggtggaagtggAAGTGAGAGGACGAGCGGATGGAGGAGGGACTTTTGAATCAAGAACTTCAG ctgtTCGCAGTGTCTCATTCGCTGGCTCTGTACAGAGGACAGAGACGTCCTGGATGGGCGAAGATGTGAAGCATCCAGTGAGAGGTCTGGGcctgtcctctctgtgcctgcaggaaaaaaaag CTCTGGTCAGTGCCGTCAGTGTGGCAGTGGAAGCCATCTTGGCCCAGTTCAGTTCTTCTCGGACTGTAGTTCAGAAG gccTTATCAGGAGACAGCACTATAAATCCATCTCTTGGCCGTCTGGTGCTGCAGTGCCTCTGTCCCGCCCTGCACAGCTTGTTGACCGATGGCTTGAAACCCCACCAGAGTGACCTGATTGCAGGCAGGAGGCCAAACTCTGCCTGGGGTCTGGTCCAGGCCTCCACCAGGCCAG gTCCAAAAACGCAGGCCTTGTTCAACCTCCAAATTCGAGTCGGAGAGCTACCCCAGCTCCGACAGAGCAAACACAGGTTCAATGCATTCCTCCTTGGCCTACTGAA TACCAAGCTTCTTGATTTCTGGCTGTCTCACCTTCAGTCTTGCAGTG atgtGCTGGAGACATACTTTCGTCCCACCGCCTTTATGCGTCTGTCGCTGGCCTCCTGCCAGCCTCTGTTCGAGGAGCTGCTCCTCGTGTTGCAGCCTCTCAGCCTGCTGACCTTCAACCTCGACCTGCTCTTCCAGCACCACCATTTAGAGCCAGACGGTCACAGTCCAGAGATCCCCTGTCCACCATGTCAAGATGCTGGGTTCCAGCTCTCAACAGAGGATTCCCAATCTAAAATCGCAGGCTGCAGATATATTGAAAGCCTGTCAGAAGTAGACTTTGGAAGCCCAGAGTATCAGGCCTCCAAAGAAAAATTGTCACCATTGGCTAATCCAAAGAATGGAGGATCAGAGGAGTCAACACATAGCAGTGCTGCACCCATAAAGACAAgtcctcagctgctgtgggTGCAGGAAAAGGAAATTGGAGAGCTACCTCCTCCTGATATTGAGGAGGACAGCCTTGCTCAGCAGGCAGGACAG gtTATCCAGCAGGGATGGGGGGCTGTGATGCGCTGGGGAGGCAGGCTGAGCCAGAACCTGGCTGAGCTGAGTCTGAaaaaggaggagatgaggacGGATCTGCCCGATCTCCAGGTCCAGGCAGGAAGTGACTTTGCTCCCGTCAGCAGTGGTGCTCAGGTGCCCTGGGGTCTGGGGCGGCTCTTTGGAGCCTCTAAAAGCCCCAGCAGCCCACCAGGTCACACACCACCAACCAG gcgTCCCTCTCAGTGGCTGGCTCCTGGTGTCACTGCACTGACTCGAATggtgagcagcagctccactccAATAATAAAGAGGGCCCCGAAGCCCCAGGGAGAAAgtgagccagagccagagccagagccagagaaagATGTTGAAGCACTGGAGATGAAGGACAAACCCAGACCACTCAG GTCAGTACGAACGCTGTGTGACCACACTGGATCAGGTTCTGAGCTCAGCTTCTGCAAAGGGGAGGAACTCGTGGTGTTAGGAGGAGTCGATCAAGACTGGATTCGCTGTCGTCAGGGAGACAAAGAGGGGCTGGTACCTATTGGCTACACCTCTCTCATCATGTGA
- the rusc1 gene encoding uncharacterized protein rusc1 isoform X2: MQSSSCASQPPKPRRFDVSRRTNTLAAPKSHGPGFQREDKNMNTIAASSPRRATKGPAAPTRSRVGVQPRAPVSQSRFGSQKQVSTISKSAKPKPKSARASAATKIAPAAAPPPLPSVLPLDPNCNEPSLPCLCCDGRSPQDNNSMFNHNHNNNNTISIRQQLQLPPPPALLPHRQDGKGAKEQPQPPLQAQAQLEPSACPAASLENGGKNADESIVLDNKKNVKVEEEDDEEESSGDIDIDDDEEEADNDDDDEDDDTLVPSCCDGPPSLLEFSLSSSTSSSSTSISSCSDLESDCADQSASICSSQDQDNLSVTLSPKDHSLPQAPECQPPARSPPSLPISRNPFHLASHSPIPPCSPDEGYPSALDSPSPDYLGVKGDSDVTKLGLLDFLESVGEFGKMERFSQVIQVARWDLEGEQHWDVLRDRLDHLDRLEKVNREVKLAYVARLHEKGFDLGDLEEQDLSDVMDEMGNIDIPWKLYKSHRGTMGDSQEFSDAGVDLTAPSDCDEPLAPDSLTPSPVEPPPRPPKPPARHASVSSDLHTYINISRETTSMAVSTSPTLSTFSINSSSPTFTTFRCEKPPPPSPPSIPPLPTSKPVPYLTLYTTPSPPPSIPTPTPPIPPPRRRHLARKEAQRLAALQAEQEKSPLSLPPPTTRPPPLPPPPVISVSSSSPPAIPPPPALPPPPSFHALDVEIRKLLMLAGLTQAELLKLSPELGVCVGGLEDEGDGDNAILSRSAEPHEFRLRERGEEERQRDTELMARDGKLDGDRRIDVAEEGKKKEESKDTQRTTSFTEMARRRKRNSGLTTDSYYSTAFSNTHETKAKNMSFESFQYPAGLPDSPPPPPPPRPLPPIPPSLPPVKVSTLPANSAQPERFDWLIAFTPDCDAPPQPPPLEMRKSQTETQKKLSSSGSSPELAPKVTTFKEMRFRNKSASPPTKVITDPDPDPTVITPDPDILYNLRWRREKAGGDGNQWEYTSQAQAFFMQPPPALTSMAALKEMLQRADKEGGQLELCPSQKIGCSVSDNSLWTMGREWECEEKSEEKEGKEEKEEEEVEVEVRGRADGGGTFESRTSVSSPPLSLTQSSQPYFLHTALPSYRPGYCNSQPFADPRPHSHVGRESTDEHCSAQRAPAASSARTHRDDSSSDLSAWFEYEPVVDFGVDSPCDNGNIVNTHRDFASDSMCNFDSLYCSASEKQSGAHTKSDTPVRGTTEAAGCTTPYKNIDVMMTYSNSVSAMDSLHSQKRIHPHADHNSNKARTFKELPPLPTYYLYHPKNCPLHRGAPPRLSPIGALSPPQRSGAPPPGAAGSGLSSPLFPRSHTLPALAAPLYYPNLYPPIPPRAPPLPPKLYQAPPQSRVATVRSVSFAGSVQRTETSWMGEDVKHPVRGLGLSSLCLQEKKALVSAVSVAVEAILAQFSSSRTVVQKALSGDSTINPSLGRLVLQCLCPALHSLLTDGLKPHQSDLIAGRRPNSAWGLVQASTRPGPKTQALFNLQIRVGELPQLRQSKHRFNAFLLGLLNTKLLDFWLSHLQSCSDVLETYFRPTAFMRLSLASCQPLFEELLLVLQPLSLLTFNLDLLFQHHHLEPDGHSPEIPCPPCQDAGFQLSTEDSQSKIAGCRYIESLSEVDFGSPEYQASKEKLSPLANPKNGGSEESTHSSAAPIKTSPQLLWVQEKEIGELPPPDIEEDSLAQQAGQVIQQGWGAVMRWGGRLSQNLAELSLKKEEMRTDLPDLQVQAGSDFAPVSSGAQVPWGLGRLFGASKSPSSPPGHTPPTRRPSQWLAPGVTALTRMVSSSSTPIIKRAPKPQGESEPEPEPEPEKDVEALEMKDKPRPLRSVRTLCDHTGSGSELSFCKGEELVVLGGVDQDWIRCRQGDKEGLVPIGYTSLIM, from the exons ATGCAGTCCTCTAGCTGCGCCTCTCAGCCTCCAAAGCCGCGGCGCTTTGACGTCAGCAGACGGACCAATACCTTAGCTGCACCAAAGTCTCATGGTCCTGGTTTTCAGAGGGAggataaaaacatgaacacgATCGCCGCATCTTCCCCACGCCGAGCTACTAAAGGCCCCGCTGCGCCCACCAGGAGCAGGGTGGGAGTGCAGCCTCGGGCACCAGTAAGCCAGTCCAGGTTTGGCTCACAAAAACAGGTTTCGACCATCTCCAAATCAGCTAAGCCCAAACCCAAGAGTGCTCGTGCATCTGCAGCAACCAAAATTGCACCAGCAGCCGCCCCTCCTCCGCTTCCCTCTGTTCTCCCTCTTGACCCGAACTGCAACGAGCCGAGCCTCCCGTGTCTGTGCTGCGATGGGCGCTCCCCGCAGGACAACAACAGTATGTTCAACCataaccacaacaacaacaacaccatcTCTATCAGACAGCAACTGCAGTTACCGCCTCCTCCGGCCCTGTTGCCCCACAGGCAGGATGGGAAAGGAGCCAAGGAGCAGCCTCAGCCTCCCCTGCAAGCACAGGCCCAGCTGGAGCCCTCTGCCTGCCCTGCTGCCAGTCTGGAAAATGGAGGCAAGAATGCAGATGAAAGCATTGTTCTGGAcaacaagaaaaatgtaaaagttgaggaagaagatgatgaggaagagagcAGTGGggatattgatattgatgacgatgaagaggaagctgacaatgatgatgacgatgaagatgacGACACCCTGGTCCCCTCGTGCTGTGACGGCCCTCCCTCGCTCCTGGAGTTCTCGCTCTCCTCATCTACCTCCTCGTCCTCCACTTCCATCAGCTCCTGCTCTGATCTGGAGTCTGACTGTGCAGATCAGTCTGCCTCCATCTGCTCTTCCCAAGACCAAGATAATCTGTCCGTCACTCTGTCCCCCAAAGACCACTCTCTTCCACAAGCCCCTGAATGCCAGCCTCCTGCGCGTTCACCTCCATCCCTTCCTATTAGTCGCAATCCCTTCCACTTAGCATCACACTCCCCAATTCCCCCTTGTTCCCCAGATGAGGGCTACCCCTCTGCACTGGACTCTCCCTCTCCTGACTACTTAGGAGTCAAAGGTGATTCTGATGTCACCAAACTAGGCTTACTTGACTTCCTAGAATCAGTGGGGGAGTTTGGGAAAATGGAGCGCTTCAGCCAGGTGATCCAAGTGGCTCGTTGGGATCTGGAGGGGGAACAACACTGGGATGTGCTGAGGGATCGGCTAGATCACCTGGATCGCTTGGAGAAGGTGAACAGGGAAGTAAAACTGGCCTACGTTGCCAGACTCCACGAGAAGGGATTTGATCTGGGAGATCTGGAAGAGCAGGATCTCTCAGATGTCATGGATGAAATGGGCAACATCGACATTCCCTGGAAGTTGTATAAAAGTCACAGAGGAACGATGGGAGACTCTCAGGAGTTTTCAGATGCAGGGGTCGACCTCACTGCGCCATCAGACTGTGATGAGCCTCTCGCTCCTGATTCCCTCACGCCCTCTCCTGTCGAGCCGCCACCTAGACCCCCCAAACCTCCGGCACGTCATGCCAGCGTGAGCTCTGACCTCCACACCTACATCAATATCAGCAGGGAGACCACTTCTATGGCAGTCTCCACCTCCCCCACATTGTCTACTTTCTCCATTAATTCCTCATCCCCCACATTCACCACTTTTAGGTGTGAGAAACCCCCACCTCCATCTCCACCGTCTATTCCTCCTCTCCCCACCTCTAAACCGGTCCCTTACCTCACCCTCTATACtactccttctccacctccatctaTACCCACCCCAACTCCTCCTATTCCTCCACCAAGGAGGCGCCACCTTGCCAGGAAGGAGGCGCAGCGGCTTGCAGCTCTTCAAGCCGAACAGGAAAAGAGCCCcctttcccttcctcctcctacCACACGTCCcccacctctgcctcctccaccagttATCTCAGTCTCTTCCTCATCTCCCCCCGCCAtaccacctccacctgccctgcctcctcccccctccttccatGCACTGGACGTGGAGATTCGGAAGCTACTGATGCTTGCTGGATTGACCCAAGCTGAGCTTCTCAAGCTCAGCCCAGAGCttggtgtttgtgttggagGGTTAGAGGATGAGGGAGATGGAGATAATGCTATCTTGTCCAGGTCTGCGGAGCCACACGAGTTCAGActaagagagaggggggaggaggagaggcaacGTGACACCGAGTTGATGGCCAGAGATGGCAAGTTGGATGGAGATCGAAGAATCGATGTGGCTGAAGAAggcaaaaagaaagaggaaagcaaagacacacaaagaaccACCTCATTCACTGAGATGgcgaggagaaggaagaggaacaGCGGTCTGACCACTGACTCCTACTACAGCACCGCTTTTAGCAATACACATGAAACCAAAGCAAAGAATATGAGCTTTGAGTCTTTTCAGTATCCCGCTGGGTTACCAGAttcacctccccctcctcctcctcctcgtccctTACCCCCTATCCCCCCATCTTTGCCACCAGTCAAAGTCAGCACTCTCCCTGCCAACTCTGCACAACCTGAGCGATTTGATTGGCTCATAGCGTTCACACCTGATTGTGATGCCCCACCACAGCCTCCGCCTCTGGAAATGAGAAAATCTCAAACGGAAACTCAAAAGAAGCTCAGTTCATCAGGTTCTTCTCCAGAGTTAGCTCCAAAGGTGACAACATTTAAAGAAATGCGCTTCCGCAACAAGAGCGCCTCCCCCCCAACAAAGGTGATCACTGACCCAGACCCTGACCCAACAGTTATTACTCCAGACCCAGACATACTGTACAACCTGAggtggagaagagagaaggCAGGTGGCGATGGCAACCAATGGGAGTACACCTCTCAGGCTCAGGCCTTCTTCATGCAGCCGCCACCAGCCCTCACCTCAATGGCTGCACTGAAGGAAATGCTCCAGAGAGCCGACAAGGAGGGTGGACAACTGGAGCTGTGCCCATCACAGAAGATTGGCTGCTCAGTCAGTGACAACAGCCTGTGGACCATGGGAAGAGAGTGGGAGTGTGAGGAAAAGAGTGAAGAGAAGgaagggaaagaagaaaaagaagaggaggaggtggaagtggAAGTGAGAGGACGAGCGGATGGAGGAGGGACTTTTGAATCAAGAACTTCAG TTTCCTCCCCCCCACTGTCCCTCACCCAGTCCTCCCAACCCTACTTCCTCCACACCGCCCTCCCCTCCTATCGCCCAGGCTACTGTAACTCCCAGCCCTTTGCAGATCCCAGACCCCACAGCCATGTAGGCAGGGAGTCTACAGACGAACACTGCAGCGCACAGCGGGCCCCTGCTGCCAGCTCAGCTCGTACCCACAGAGATGATTCCAGCAGTGATTTAAGTGCTTGGTTTGAATACGAACCCGTGGTGGATTTTGGTGTAGATTCTCCTTGTGATAATGGGAATATCGTTAACACACACAGGGACTTTGCGTCTGACTCCATGTGCAATTTTGACTCTCTCTACTGCAGTGCCTCAGAGAAGCAGAGTGGTGCACACACTAAGTCAGACACACCTGTTCGTGGCACCACAGAGGCTGCGGGTTGCACCACCCCGTATAAGAACATTGATGTCATGATGACGTATTCAAACAGTGTCAGCGCTATGGATTCACTGCATTCACAAAAGCGCATACACCCACACGCAGACCACAACAGCAACAAGGCCCGGACATTTAAGgagcttcctcctctccccacgTATTACCTGTACCACCCTAAAAATTGCCCTCTACACCGGGGTGCCCCCCCCCGCCTCTCCCCTATAGGAGCGCTCTCTCCTCCCCAGCGCTCAGGAGCGCCCCCTCCAGGCGCAGCAGGCTCCGGCCTCAGCTCCCCGCTTTTCCCCCGCTCTCACACCTTGCCTGCCCTCGCTGCTCCCCTCTACTATCCAAACCTCTACCCTCCTATACCGCCCAGGGCGCCCCCCCTACCCCCAAAACTCTACCAGGCTCCTCCGCAGTCACGCGTGGCGA ctgtTCGCAGTGTCTCATTCGCTGGCTCTGTACAGAGGACAGAGACGTCCTGGATGGGCGAAGATGTGAAGCATCCAGTGAGAGGTCTGGGcctgtcctctctgtgcctgcaggaaaaaaaag CTCTGGTCAGTGCCGTCAGTGTGGCAGTGGAAGCCATCTTGGCCCAGTTCAGTTCTTCTCGGACTGTAGTTCAGAAG gccTTATCAGGAGACAGCACTATAAATCCATCTCTTGGCCGTCTGGTGCTGCAGTGCCTCTGTCCCGCCCTGCACAGCTTGTTGACCGATGGCTTGAAACCCCACCAGAGTGACCTGATTGCAGGCAGGAGGCCAAACTCTGCCTGGGGTCTGGTCCAGGCCTCCACCAGGCCAG gTCCAAAAACGCAGGCCTTGTTCAACCTCCAAATTCGAGTCGGAGAGCTACCCCAGCTCCGACAGAGCAAACACAGGTTCAATGCATTCCTCCTTGGCCTACTGAA TACCAAGCTTCTTGATTTCTGGCTGTCTCACCTTCAGTCTTGCAGTG atgtGCTGGAGACATACTTTCGTCCCACCGCCTTTATGCGTCTGTCGCTGGCCTCCTGCCAGCCTCTGTTCGAGGAGCTGCTCCTCGTGTTGCAGCCTCTCAGCCTGCTGACCTTCAACCTCGACCTGCTCTTCCAGCACCACCATTTAGAGCCAGACGGTCACAGTCCAGAGATCCCCTGTCCACCATGTCAAGATGCTGGGTTCCAGCTCTCAACAGAGGATTCCCAATCTAAAATCGCAGGCTGCAGATATATTGAAAGCCTGTCAGAAGTAGACTTTGGAAGCCCAGAGTATCAGGCCTCCAAAGAAAAATTGTCACCATTGGCTAATCCAAAGAATGGAGGATCAGAGGAGTCAACACATAGCAGTGCTGCACCCATAAAGACAAgtcctcagctgctgtgggTGCAGGAAAAGGAAATTGGAGAGCTACCTCCTCCTGATATTGAGGAGGACAGCCTTGCTCAGCAGGCAGGACAG gtTATCCAGCAGGGATGGGGGGCTGTGATGCGCTGGGGAGGCAGGCTGAGCCAGAACCTGGCTGAGCTGAGTCTGAaaaaggaggagatgaggacGGATCTGCCCGATCTCCAGGTCCAGGCAGGAAGTGACTTTGCTCCCGTCAGCAGTGGTGCTCAGGTGCCCTGGGGTCTGGGGCGGCTCTTTGGAGCCTCTAAAAGCCCCAGCAGCCCACCAGGTCACACACCACCAACCAG gcgTCCCTCTCAGTGGCTGGCTCCTGGTGTCACTGCACTGACTCGAATggtgagcagcagctccactccAATAATAAAGAGGGCCCCGAAGCCCCAGGGAGAAAgtgagccagagccagagccagagccagagaaagATGTTGAAGCACTGGAGATGAAGGACAAACCCAGACCACTCAG GTCAGTACGAACGCTGTGTGACCACACTGGATCAGGTTCTGAGCTCAGCTTCTGCAAAGGGGAGGAACTCGTGGTGTTAGGAGGAGTCGATCAAGACTGGATTCGCTGTCGTCAGGGAGACAAAGAGGGGCTGGTACCTATTGGCTACACCTCTCTCATCATGTGA